A region of Acidithiobacillus ferridurans DNA encodes the following proteins:
- the mtnB gene encoding methylthioribulose 1-phosphate dehydratase has product MQDDPRTHLAAAARDFYARGWMLGTAGNLSARRDTDTFWITASGRPKDRLDAGDFVLVDLQGQVVQAPPGRQPSAEAAIHETIYRHVPDARVIFHVHSIEANLCGHFARRGRLRLPSLEMLKGLGVPDAEPHVDLPVFANHLNVARIAEDMDREFTGALPCVPGALIHLHGVTAWGPDFLAARHHLELLEYCFRYLVQAKILAIGV; this is encoded by the coding sequence ATGCAGGATGATCCGCGCACCCATCTCGCTGCGGCGGCCCGCGATTTTTATGCGCGGGGCTGGATGCTGGGCACCGCTGGCAACCTGTCGGCACGCCGCGATACCGATACCTTCTGGATCACTGCCAGCGGCCGCCCCAAGGATCGGCTGGACGCCGGGGATTTCGTTCTGGTGGATCTGCAGGGTCAGGTGGTGCAGGCCCCACCGGGACGCCAGCCTTCGGCCGAGGCCGCCATCCATGAGACGATCTACCGGCACGTGCCCGACGCCCGGGTCATATTCCACGTCCATTCCATCGAGGCCAATCTTTGCGGACACTTCGCGCGGCGGGGCCGGTTGCGTCTGCCGTCGCTCGAAATGCTCAAAGGTCTGGGCGTGCCCGATGCCGAGCCGCACGTGGACCTGCCGGTCTTCGCCAATCATCTGAACGTCGCGCGGATTGCCGAAGATATGGACAGAGAGTTTACCGGGGCACTGCCATGTGTCCCCGGCGCGCTGATTCACCTCCATGGAGTGACGGCCTGGGGCCCGGACTTTCTGGCGGCCAGACACCATCTTGAATTGCTGGAATACTGTTTTCGTTATCTCGTGCAGGCGAAAATCCTCGCCATAGGAGTCTAG
- the def gene encoding peptide deformylase encodes MAVLPILTYPDSRLQRKADPVSVFDDDLRRFIDDLTETMYAGPGGVGIAAPQVDRAQRIVIVDVRPKLGDDCHGPMVLINPELAAWEGMAVGREGCMSVPDFTGNVIRAERIQLQAQDVLGRERSYECEGFEARAVQHEMDHLDGLLFLDRLVSRKVDLFRRKNYRK; translated from the coding sequence ATGGCCGTACTCCCGATTCTGACTTATCCGGACTCCCGGCTGCAGCGCAAGGCCGATCCGGTCAGCGTATTCGACGACGATCTGCGCCGCTTTATCGATGATCTGACCGAGACCATGTATGCCGGTCCGGGGGGAGTAGGTATTGCGGCGCCGCAGGTGGACCGCGCGCAACGTATCGTGATCGTCGATGTGCGCCCCAAACTGGGAGACGACTGCCATGGGCCTATGGTGCTGATCAATCCCGAACTGGCGGCGTGGGAGGGCATGGCGGTGGGCCGGGAAGGCTGCATGTCGGTGCCGGATTTCACGGGCAATGTCATTCGCGCGGAACGCATACAGCTGCAGGCCCAGGATGTCCTGGGACGGGAGCGGAGTTACGAGTGCGAAGGCTTCGAGGCCAGGGCGGTCCAACATGAAATGGACCATCTCGACGGCCTGCTGTTTCTCGACCGGCTGGTCTCACGGAAGGTCGATCTGTTCCGGCGCAAAAATTACAGGAAGTAG
- a CDS encoding glycine cleavage system protein R, whose amino-acid sequence MSQALLTVIGEDRPGIVAAVTQALYTADCSIGDASMMRLGGYFTIMQIIDYPRDLGSVEMALDPAIKRLNLRVHLDPVSSVAPTADMPNTRVTVYGADHPGIVAGVTGALAAIGFNVIDLESESTGSPERPLYVMVIQGYAPEGTESVRKVVAPLREKEGVDIGVHPIESAVF is encoded by the coding sequence ATGAGTCAAGCCCTTCTTACGGTCATCGGCGAGGATCGCCCCGGTATCGTCGCCGCGGTCACTCAGGCCCTGTACACCGCGGACTGCTCCATCGGGGACGCCTCGATGATGCGTCTCGGCGGTTACTTCACCATCATGCAGATCATCGATTACCCGCGTGATCTGGGCTCCGTGGAAATGGCGCTGGACCCGGCCATCAAACGCCTCAATCTGCGCGTACATCTGGACCCCGTCTCCAGTGTCGCGCCGACCGCGGATATGCCGAATACCCGGGTCACGGTCTACGGGGCCGATCATCCGGGCATCGTCGCGGGTGTCACCGGAGCGCTGGCGGCTATCGGGTTCAATGTGATCGACCTGGAAAGCGAGAGCACCGGTAGCCCCGAGCGGCCCCTCTACGTGATGGTCATTCAGGGCTACGCTCCGGAGGGTACGGAGAGCGTCCGCAAGGTCGTAGCGCCGTTGCGCGAAAAGGAAGGGGTGGACATCGGTGTGCATCCCATCGAGTCGGCGGTGTTCTGA